In the genome of Quercus robur chromosome 3, dhQueRobu3.1, whole genome shotgun sequence, one region contains:
- the LOC126719543 gene encoding uncharacterized protein LOC126719543 produces MGAMSRALRKAARSSFSGNIERAPMSSIFTHSSFNSYDGKTDSVEHISHYIKMMSLHTHNDALMCKVFPSSLGPTALRWFNGLRKGSIHSFAELIQEFGVRFVTCSWVSQPVDALLSLKIRVGETLRSYTSRYWKLYNEIGGGNEKIAASTFRMGLLKDFKLHESLTRKHLEDMR; encoded by the coding sequence ATGGGTGCTATGAGCCGTGCATTACGCAAAGCTGCTCGGTCGTCGTTCTCAGGCAACATTGAACGGGCCCCAATGTCGAGCATATTTACGCACTCATCGTTCAACTCTTACGATGGAAAAACGGACTCGGTAGAGCACATCAGCCATTATATCAAGATGATGTCTTTGCATACTCACAATGACGCACTAATGTGTAAGGTATTTCCCTCAAGCCTCGGACCCACTGCTTTGAGATGGTTTAATGGATTACGAAAGGGCTCCATTCACAGTTTCGCTGAGTTGATCCAAGAATTTGGTGTCCGGTTTGTAACCTGTAGTTGGGTCTCACAACCAGTAGACGCATTACTATCCTTGAAAATAAGGGTAGGGGAAACCCTTCGCAGCTATACCAGTCGATATTGGAAACTCTATAATGAGATCGGTGGGGGcaacgagaaaattgcggcgAGCACCTTTAGAATGGGGCTGCTCAAGGACTTCAAGCTTCATGAGTCGTTGACGAGGAAGCATCTTGAGGATATGAGGTAG